Proteins from a single region of Candidatus Rokuibacteriota bacterium:
- a CDS encoding branched-chain amino acid ABC transporter permease, with translation MSGLRIALALGVLVAALFLPQVAGPFWMGLVTQMCVFGLLALAVDLLLGHAGLFSVGHASFFAMAAYTTAILQVRHAVPTAFAAPAGLLAGTLLGVLFGLAVRTRGVYFILVTMAFGYVVWGVAHRWSSFTGGDNGVTNVPFPAVGPLRIESHTQYYYFVLAVVVLCALGYRVLVRSPFGLTLRGIKASETRMRSLGFDSGLHLYAAFVLSAALASFAGVLYVYYNRFVNPVASSVPISVEAALMAIVGGTGTIVGPFIGSVIILGLRNWVSSFFELYAAVMGLVFVAAVLWAPQGVVGLAVRLRARAAVAMGR, from the coding sequence GTGAGCGGGCTCCGCATCGCGCTCGCCCTCGGCGTGCTCGTCGCGGCGTTGTTCCTGCCGCAGGTCGCGGGCCCGTTCTGGATGGGGCTCGTGACGCAGATGTGCGTGTTCGGGCTGCTCGCGCTGGCGGTCGATCTCTTGCTCGGCCACGCCGGCCTCTTCTCGGTGGGCCACGCGTCGTTCTTCGCGATGGCGGCCTACACGACGGCCATTCTCCAGGTGCGCCACGCCGTGCCGACGGCGTTCGCCGCGCCCGCCGGCCTCCTGGCCGGCACGCTCCTGGGCGTGCTGTTCGGGCTCGCCGTCCGGACGCGCGGGGTCTACTTCATCCTGGTCACGATGGCCTTCGGCTACGTCGTATGGGGTGTGGCGCACCGGTGGTCGTCCTTCACCGGTGGCGACAATGGCGTCACCAACGTGCCGTTCCCCGCGGTCGGCCCGCTCCGCATCGAGTCGCACACGCAGTACTACTACTTCGTGCTGGCGGTCGTCGTGCTCTGCGCCCTCGGCTACCGGGTGCTCGTCCGGTCGCCGTTCGGGCTCACGTTGCGCGGGATCAAGGCCAGCGAGACGCGGATGCGGAGCCTCGGCTTCGACTCCGGCCTGCACCTCTACGCGGCCTTCGTCCTCTCCGCAGCCCTGGCCAGCTTTGCCGGCGTCCTCTACGTCTACTACAACCGCTTCGTGAACCCGGTGGCGTCGTCGGTCCCGATCTCGGTCGAGGCGGCCCTGATGGCGATCGTCGGCGGCACCGGGACCATCGTCGGGCCCTTCATCGGCTCGGTGATCATCCTCGGGCTGCGCAACTGGGTGTCGAGCTTCTTCGAGCTGTACGCCGCCGTGATGGGCCTGGTCTTCGTCGCCGCCGTGCTCTGGGCGCCGCAGGGGGTGGTCGGGCTCGCCGTCCGCCTCCGAGCGCGGGCGGCGGTGGCGATGGGGCGGTGA
- a CDS encoding ABC transporter ATP-binding protein has protein sequence MATAAVEVGELTKEFGGLRAVDRVSLRVGAGERRVLIGPNGAGKTTLFHCITGTLLPTAGRVTFFGRDVTHLAEFRRTALGMGRTFQISNVFVELTVLENLVLAAIGTDRRKWVMHRPVGAFDGARQKAREGLQLVGLAHRAEDSVRLLSYGERRQLELALALTGAPRVLFLDEPCAGLAPAERHRISRMIGDLPRDLTVLMIEHDMDVALGLADRVTVLHRGKVILEGTPGEVQANPEVREVYFGHV, from the coding sequence ATGGCGACCGCGGCGGTCGAGGTCGGCGAGCTGACCAAGGAGTTCGGCGGCCTGCGCGCCGTCGACCGGGTGTCGCTCCGCGTCGGTGCCGGCGAGCGGCGCGTGCTGATCGGCCCCAACGGCGCCGGCAAGACGACGCTCTTCCACTGCATCACCGGGACGCTCCTGCCGACGGCCGGGCGCGTGACGTTCTTCGGCCGCGACGTGACCCATCTGGCGGAGTTCCGGCGCACGGCGCTCGGCATGGGGCGGACCTTCCAGATCTCGAACGTGTTCGTCGAGCTGACGGTCCTCGAGAACCTCGTCCTCGCCGCCATCGGCACCGACCGCCGGAAGTGGGTCATGCACCGCCCCGTCGGCGCCTTCGATGGCGCGCGGCAGAAGGCGCGCGAGGGCCTGCAGCTGGTCGGCCTCGCCCACCGCGCGGAGGACTCCGTGAGGCTCCTGTCCTACGGCGAGCGCCGCCAGCTCGAGCTGGCCCTGGCGCTCACTGGCGCGCCCCGTGTGCTGTTCCTCGACGAGCCGTGCGCCGGCCTCGCGCCCGCCGAGCGCCACCGGATCTCGCGGATGATCGGCGACCTCCCGCGCGATCTGACCGTACTGATGATCGAGCACGACATGGACGTGGCGCTCGGCCTCGCCGACCGGGTGACGGTCCTCCATCGCGGCAAGGTGATCCTGGAGGGCACGCCGGGCGAGGTCCAGGCCAACCCCGAGGTCCGCGAGGTCTACTTCGGTCATGTCTGA